acacacacacacacactaaacaACTCGAACACCCCAATCACATACAAAAGTACAAATTTTATGtattataaagaaaacaagaaaacacaaaaaaaaaagtaaacaaaaaacaaaaacaatcttagacaaaacataaaaaataaatacaaattgtgTGAGTTTCGCTAAAACGTCTGCCCCTCCAACCTTGAATCATTTGTTCAGATCATCTccaacaacaagcacaccCACGACCCCAGGCGGTTCAGCACAACCGTTATTCAAATTTACCGATCCGGCATTAAATGCGCGCGCCGCCACTGTCAAGGATCAACTTCTGCAGTGGTGTCAGCACAAAACGCAGGAATATGAGGTATCCAaatcctaaaaaaaaaaaaataccaccaaataccaacaaaaacgaaaaataccaaccaaaaaaaaaaaaaaaaaaacagctaaatGCAAACGCAAAGCCACAGCCACATAGACCGTTATTTGTTGCCTTTTCTTTGttattattgatatttttgttttttttttttctattattatttttgattttgtttgctCTCTCGTtgtgcatttgtatttttactGCCGTTCGTTTTCATATTGCAAATAATGTTTAACAATATCTAACGCTTAGAgactcaacaaaaaaaaaaaaaaaagaaaaaaaaacaaaagtcaaataaCCAAAACAAAAGCGTAAATACAATAACCAAACAACGCCTAACCGTTGGCTGAGCTTTTGAGCAACACTCATCCAcaacatgcatacacacacacacagacacagacacacacacacacaagcaaacacGCAActagagaaagaaagaaaacagtTATTAATGCACGCAAGTAGCCTGTGATTGGCTGAAAATCTGCGAGCGAAGCAGCGGAGTAAGAAGCAGAAGCGCAGCTTTTGCTCTCATTCAAAAGTAACCGTAAACGTTGCTCATATACACTGCTTTTAAttcgtattattattataattattattaatataattactattgttgttgttgctgtcgttgttgttcttgccaTTTGCTTTTTGGGGCTGGAGCTTACAGCAAATaatactacaaaaaaaaaaaaaaaaaacaaacattgcttaattgctgctgctgccgttgctgctgctgctgctgctgctgctgctaataataataaaaacaaaaaaaaaaagaaaacattttaagtTCAAAGCTGAGCTGTTTTATGCCCGCTCAACCCAACGCCCCAAATGCCCCGCCTTCTGCCCGTTTgaacagaaaaacaacaacgcacTTATTACAATTTCTTTCATCCCGTGTTATTCGCAGAACGTCCAAATAAGCAACTTTAGCTCGAGCTGGTCAGACGGCTTGGCCTTTTGTGCGCTGATACATCATTTCTTGCCAGATGCATTTGACTACAGTAAATTAACCAAACAAACTCGCAAACATAACTTTGAGCTGGCCTTCAGCGTGGCTGAGTAagtctgtttgttgtttaacaACACTGGCCGGCTGTTAActaatctctctctctctctctctctctctcgcccgatctcgctctcgctctctttagCGAGAAAGCTGGCATCGCGCCCTTGCTGGATGTGGAGGACATGGTGGAGATGAGCCGGCCCGACTGGAAGTGCGTCTTTGTCTATGTGCAGAGCATCTATCGCCGTTTTCGCAATTGCCAGTAaaagcagcaagaacaacaacaacaacaacaacaacagcagcagcagcagcagcgcgtggcctacaacaacaacaacaacaacaacaataactgttCACTAAATTTTAagcaaaagagaaagaaaaaaagaactaGAAAATGCAGGCAAATTTGTACACCTTTTGGCATTTCGCGTTGGAGCACACGCATACCACATAACTGTAGCCCATATAGATACCCTATAAAATAACCCAACATTTTTGATATACATGTTTTGACCACAAATGGCAGGCTCGTCGCTAATGAACAGCTAACGGGACATTTGTacgttttttgtgtttgttttttttttaattttttttttgtctttacaTGATTATTTGaccaattatttttttttttgtattactattattattattattattattattattatttgttattgaaCCTAAATACTTATGCAATAattgttgaattttttttgtcataaTCTTAATTATAAATGGAGAAAAATGGAGCAAGGCGCAAACTTTACTAACCCCGCTGagttttgataaaaaaaaaaaatagagcgAGAATCGATTCTATCAGCATAGAACTCAATTCCCCTCACAGCCCCTATCCATCTACCAGCGTAAATACTACTCAATCTTTTAAGCGAGCGAAATTATACGAACAAATTACTAACTCGCAGCAGCGGCAAGCGAAATGCGATAtcaacataaaaatattattgtatCTACAGCTAATATTAacattgaacaaaaaaaaaaaaaaaaaaaaaaaaaaaaatacaagaaaaaaaaaacaaaaatgtgctAATTTGTCTTTTTTATTGATCGAAcgattaaaataatttgttaaagCGATTTTAAGGCTTCTTTAAGAGTttctttatttgtataaataacaaagactatttttttgtaaattgcaAAGAGTTGTATAAAAGAgttcaaaaattgtaaaaattcaTAGGGTATCAGACcgcacatacatatttgacagcttgtattttgtatttatattgatgCATTTCCAAGCTACATTTCTTTCTCTTTAGTATACTTTAACATTTACTCTTGTCTTTTATAAACATgaacaaatatgtttatacCCTGCAACCATTGTAAATGAGTAAACAGGGTATATATGTTTTGTGTAAATGGACAACGAGCTGAGCCGAACTGCTCGCGTTAAGGTTTGCGACTTGAAT
This window of the Drosophila virilis strain 15010-1051.87 chromosome X, Dvir_AGI_RSII-ME, whole genome shotgun sequence genome carries:
- the LOC6633420 gene encoding smoothelin-like protein 1 isoform X16, with the translated sequence MRSRCSNRSRNSEKNLKRFTISQHKQQSSTTSERTETKSKDGGAVVTTTTTKVTTRTVSGSAATKNISPLAKFKQLDKAAAQQQAQKSSPTTSTPTTPGGSAQPLFKFTDPALNARAATVKDQLLQWCQHKTQEYENVQISNFSSSWSDGLAFCALIHHFLPDAFDYSKLTKQTRKHNFELAFSVADEKAGIAPLLDVEDMVEMSRPDWKCVFVYVQSIYRRFRNCQ
- the LOC6633420 gene encoding smoothelin-like protein 1 isoform X17 encodes the protein MAEREAQHKQQSSTTSERTETKSKDGGAVVTTTTTKVTTRTVSGSAATKNISPLAKFKQLDKAAAQQQAQKSSPTTSTPTTPGGSAQPLFKFTDPALNARAATVKDQLLQWCQHKTQEYENVQISNFSSSWSDGLAFCALIHHFLPDAFDYSKLTKQTRKHNFELAFSVADEKAGIAPLLDVEDMVEMSRPDWKCVFVYVQSIYRRFRNCQ